A genome region from Calliopsis andreniformis isolate RMS-2024a chromosome 2, iyCalAndr_principal, whole genome shotgun sequence includes the following:
- the LOC143188453 gene encoding uncharacterized protein LOC143188453 isoform X2, whose product MKRQSKSRATTRSGEEKGNRATDMIFGGCKKHVFAAGAAVGARSDGHGADLHATFASRCFRICIRKGGARRFLPPCSIFLSLPLLLSSCFVSLLLLCLPGHSLSRVSASSNPWCTHLWVTGSACRVVNSPLNFR is encoded by the coding sequence ATGAAGAGACAGTCGAAATCTCGCGCGACGACGAGGAGCGGGGAGGAAAAAGGAAACCGTGCTACCGACATGATTTTCGGAGGCTGTAAAAAACACGTGTTTGCAGCGGGAGCCGCGGTCGGGGCCCGATCAGATGGCCACGGGGCTGATTTGCATGCGACCTTTGCCTCCAGGTGTTTCAGAATTTGCATACGAAAGGGTGGCGCTCGCAGATTTCTCCCTCCCTGCtctatctttctctctcttcctctcttgcTCTCCTCTTGTTTCGTTTCCCTTCTGCTCCTCTGCCTTCCAGGCCACTCTCTTTCTCGCGTATCGGCCTCGTCCAACCCCTGGTGCACGCATTTATGGGTTACTGGCTCAGCGTGTCGCGTCGTTAACTCGCCGTTAAATTTTCGTTAA
- the LOC143188453 gene encoding uncharacterized protein LOC143188453 isoform X1 gives MKLDMTWSQCSGETRTNRMKRQSKSRATTRSGEEKGNRATDMIFGGCKKHVFAAGAAVGARSDGHGADLHATFASRCFRICIRKGGARRFLPPCSIFLSLPLLLSSCFVSLLLLCLPGHSLSRVSASSNPWCTHLWVTGSACRVVNSPLNFR, from the exons ATGAAGCTTGATATGACATGGTCCCAGTGCAGTG GCGAAACGCGTACTAATCGCATGAAGAGACAGTCGAAATCTCGCGCGACGACGAGGAGCGGGGAGGAAAAAGGAAACCGTGCTACCGACATGATTTTCGGAGGCTGTAAAAAACACGTGTTTGCAGCGGGAGCCGCGGTCGGGGCCCGATCAGATGGCCACGGGGCTGATTTGCATGCGACCTTTGCCTCCAGGTGTTTCAGAATTTGCATACGAAAGGGTGGCGCTCGCAGATTTCTCCCTCCCTGCtctatctttctctctcttcctctcttgcTCTCCTCTTGTTTCGTTTCCCTTCTGCTCCTCTGCCTTCCAGGCCACTCTCTTTCTCGCGTATCGGCCTCGTCCAACCCCTGGTGCACGCATTTATGGGTTACTGGCTCAGCGTGTCGCGTCGTTAACTCGCCGTTAAATTTTCGTTAA